CGGCGACGTCGACGCCCACGGTGCGCTCATCCGCGCACAGGCCGCGAACTTGGAGGCCGAGCACCAGTCCATCGTTCGCGATGTGCTGGCTGCCGGTGACTTCTGGGGCGGCGCCGGTTCGGTGGCTTGCCAGGAGTTCATCGCCCAGTTGGGCCGCAACTTCCAGGTGATCTACGAGCAGGCCAACGCCCACGGCCAGAAGGTCCAGAGCGCCGGCAACAACATGGCGCAGACCGACAGCGCCGTCGGGTCCAGCTGGGCCTGACACAGCTTTCATCAACGGCGTGGCCGCACACCGTCAAGGTGTGCGGCCACGTCGTTTCTGGGCTGCCCGCCCGCTCGCCCATCGTTTGCCAGCGGGCACTGTTTCGATAGTCGAGGACAGCGGGTACCGCCGTTGCGCGGGCCCGCACACCACATCCGGCCACGGGCAGAACAGTCGGCGGACATCCGCGCTGAGGACCCGGCTGCCACCATGTCGTCCACAGGAATAGGCGTCGGCACACGGCGCCGGCGATTTGCTCGCTGAGCCCCCTCCCCCGATACCCGGTCAGCCTGCACCTCGTGCGCCGTTACGACTAATCAGGTTGTGCCACAGATCTTTTGCTGTCCGCAATACGAGCTGACGACGGGTAGCCGAGTGTCACCGGCCCACCCGCGACCGACGCTCGGACACGGTTGCCCGGTATCATTACATTTGAGGTTTCTATGAAGACCGTGACAACCATATGTGTGGTTGAAAGAATGATCCAATATGACCGCAATGCAGGGATACGCGCGTAGCCAACGTCCACGGCAGGCGATTCTGGGGCAGTTGCCCCGGATTAACCGGGCTGACGGTTCACCGATCCGGGTGTTGCTGGTCGACGACGAACCGGCCCTGACCAATCTGGTCAAGATGGCGCTGCACTACGAGGGCTGGGACGTTGAGATCGCCCACAACGGGCGCGAGGCCATCGCCAAGTTCGACCGAATCAACCCCGACGTGCTGGTCCTGGACATCATGCTGCCCGACGTGGACGGCCTGCAGATCCTGCAGCGGGTCCGGGAATCCGAGTCCTACACGCCCACCCTGTTCCTCACCGCGCGCGACTCGGTGATGGACCGAGTCACCGGTCTCACCGCCGGCGCCGACGACTACATGACCAAGCCGTTCAGCCTCGAGGAGCTGGTGGCCCGGCTACGCGGCCTGCTGCGGCGTTCCAGCCACCTGGCCCCGCCCGCCGACGAGTCCCTCAAGGTGGGCGACCTCAAGCTGGACGCGGCCAGCCGGGAGGTCACCCGTGGCGGCACCCCGATGTCGCTGTCGTCGACCGAGTTCGAATTGCTCCGGTTCCTGATGCGCAATCCGCGACGCGCGCTCAGCCGCACCGAGATCCTGGACCGCGTGTGGAACTACGACTTCGCCGGCCGCACCAGCATCGTCGACCTGTACATTTCTTACTTGAGAAAGAAGATCGACGCCGATAGAGAGCCGATGATCCACACCGTCCGTGGCATTGGATACATGCTCCGACCACCGGAATGAGCTTGGCATGACGGGGGACCGCCAAATCCCGCGGTGGCTCCCCCGTTCTTTGCGCCGGCAGCTGTTGCTGGGCGTACTGACGGTGGTGACACTCGTGTTGGTGGCGGTCGGCGTCGTCTCGGTGCTGACCCTGCGTGGCTACGTCACCGCGATGAACGACGCCGAAGTCGCCGAGTCGATGCACGCGTTCACGCACGCTTACGGCCGGTACCGCAACGGCGAACACACCTCGATCCACAAAGGAAACCCGCCCGTCTCCGAGGCCCTGCTAGAGTTCACCGGGCAGACACCCGGAAACCTGATCGCCGTTGTCCGCGACGGCAAAGTCGTTGCCTCGGCGGTCTTTTCCGAGGATGAACCGCGGCCCGCGCCACCCGACGTCGTCCGGGCCATCGAAGCGCAGTCGTGGACCGACGGCCCGTCCCGGGTCGAGAACCTGGGCAGCCTCGGCCCGCATCAGGTCGACAGCCGCACCGCCGGGTCCGACCGGCTGGTGGTCGGGGTTTCCCTGAGCCTCGCCGACCAGATCATCGCCCGCAAGCAACTCACCACCGCTCTGCTGGTGGCCACCGCGTTGGTGATCACGGCCGCGCTGACCGCCTGGGTGGTGGGTTACGCCCTACGCCCGCTGAGCCGCGTGGCCGCGACGGCCGCTGAGGTCGCCGCCATGCCTCTGGCCGACGAAGACCACAAGATCAGCGTGCGGGTCCGGCGCGAAGACACCGACCCCGACAACGAGGTCGGAATCGTCGGGCACACCCTCAACAAACTGCTCGACAACGTCGACAGCGCGCTGGCACATCGCGTCGAATCCGACTTGCGGATGCGGCAATTCATCACCGACGCCAGTCACGAACTGCGGACGCCGTTGGCGGCTATCCAGGGTTACGCCGAATTGACCCGTCAGGACAGCTCGGCGCTGCCTCCGACCACCGAATACGCCTTGGCGCGCATCGAGTCCGAGGCGCGGCGAATGGCCTCACTGGTCGACGAACTGCTGCTGCTCTCCCGCCTCGGTGAAGGGCAGGATCTGGAGTCCGAAGATCTGGACTTCACCAACCTGGTGATGAATGCGGTCAACGACGCGGCCGTCGCGGCACCGACGCACCAGTGGGTCAAAAAGCTGCCCGAGCAACCGGTGTGGGTCACCGGAGACCACGCCCGGCTCCATCAGGCCGTCAGCAACCTGCTCACCAACGCCTGGGTGCACACGCCTCCCGACGTTACGGTGACCACGGGCATCACCTGCCATCAGTCCGCCGACCCCGACGGCCCGAGCGCGCCCTATGTCGAATTGACCGTTACCGACGACGGACCCGACATCGACCCCGATGTCCTGCCCAGATTGTTCGAGCGATTCGTCCGTGC
This genomic stretch from Mycobacterium paragordonae harbors:
- a CDS encoding WXG100 family type VII secretion target yields the protein MTINYQFGDVDAHGALIRAQAANLEAEHQSIVRDVLAAGDFWGGAGSVACQEFIAQLGRNFQVIYEQANAHGQKVQSAGNNMAQTDSAVGSSWA
- a CDS encoding response regulator transcription factor, which codes for MTAMQGYARSQRPRQAILGQLPRINRADGSPIRVLLVDDEPALTNLVKMALHYEGWDVEIAHNGREAIAKFDRINPDVLVLDIMLPDVDGLQILQRVRESESYTPTLFLTARDSVMDRVTGLTAGADDYMTKPFSLEELVARLRGLLRRSSHLAPPADESLKVGDLKLDAASREVTRGGTPMSLSSTEFELLRFLMRNPRRALSRTEILDRVWNYDFAGRTSIVDLYISYLRKKIDADREPMIHTVRGIGYMLRPPE
- a CDS encoding sensor histidine kinase, whose product is MTGDRQIPRWLPRSLRRQLLLGVLTVVTLVLVAVGVVSVLTLRGYVTAMNDAEVAESMHAFTHAYGRYRNGEHTSIHKGNPPVSEALLEFTGQTPGNLIAVVRDGKVVASAVFSEDEPRPAPPDVVRAIEAQSWTDGPSRVENLGSLGPHQVDSRTAGSDRLVVGVSLSLADQIIARKQLTTALLVATALVITAALTAWVVGYALRPLSRVAATAAEVAAMPLADEDHKISVRVRREDTDPDNEVGIVGHTLNKLLDNVDSALAHRVESDLRMRQFITDASHELRTPLAAIQGYAELTRQDSSALPPTTEYALARIESEARRMASLVDELLLLSRLGEGQDLESEDLDFTNLVMNAVNDAAVAAPTHQWVKKLPEQPVWVTGDHARLHQAVSNLLTNAWVHTPPDVTVTTGITCHQSADPDGPSAPYVELTVTDDGPDIDPDVLPRLFERFVRADKARSNGAGHGLGLAIVNSIVKAHGGTVCAESANGETVFRVRIPMITRPRVKNS